A stretch of the Malus sylvestris chromosome 10, drMalSylv7.2, whole genome shotgun sequence genome encodes the following:
- the LOC126585939 gene encoding glycine-rich cell wall structural protein 1.8 isoform X15 produces the protein MEKFQRVEKPRPELPINENEIRITTQGAIRNYISYATTLLQDKHGKEIVLKAMGQAINKTVAIAEIIKNRIPLLHQETAISSVSITDVFEPMEEGLLPVETTRHVSMISITLSTKELNTNSPGYQAPYVADQSKPQPKYQQQQQPKQARVSYNAVNEGDDSYGRGRGRGRGRGRNWGRGGGYGNYQGGYGNHQGGSGNYQGGYRNYQDNGGYSSRGQGGGRGRGWGNRGSGGGYERGAGSYERGSGGGYERGAGGGYERGSGGGYERGSGGGYERGSGGGYERGSGGGYERGGAGGGYERGGAGGGGYERGGAGGGYERGGAGGGYERGGAGGGGYERGSGGGHERGGAGGGYERGGAGRGYERGGAGRGYERGDAGRGYERGGAGGYERGGAGGYERGGRGGGGRGYNRARGRTGGRTRGDGTGNQA, from the exons ATGGAAAAGTTTCAGAGAGTCGAGAAGCCGAGGCCCGAACTGCCCATCAACGAGAACGAGATCCGCATCACCACCCAAGGCGCTATCAGAAACTACATCAGCTATGCCACCACTCTGCTGCAG GATAAGCACGGAAAAGAAATCGTCTTGAAGGCAATGGGACAGGCAATTAACAAGACAGTTGCAATTGCTGAAATTATAAAG AATAGAATTCCCTTGTTACATCAAGAGACTGCCATCAGCTCTGTAAGCATAACTGATGTGTTTGAACCGATGGAAGAAGGTCTTCTCCC TGTGGAAACGACTCGTCATGTCTCAATGATTTCAATCACATTATCAACTAAGGAGCTAAACACAAATTCTCCTGG GTATCAAGCCCCATATGTTGCGGATCAATCAAAGCCACAGCCAAAGTACCAACAGCAGCAGCAACCAAAACAAGCACGTGTTTCTTACAATGCTGTTAATGAAGGTGATG ATTCATATGGCCGAGGACGGGGACGTGGTAGAGGAAGAGGCCGGAATTGGGGCAGGGGTGGAGGGTATGGCAATTATCAAGGCGGATATGGAAATCATCAAGGTGGATCTGGGAACTATCAAGGTGGTTATAGAAACTATCAAG ATAATGGTGGATATTCCAGTCGGGGACAAGGTGGTGGACGTGGTAGGGGTTGGGGTAACCGTG gTTCTGGTGGTGGGTATGAAAGAGGTGCTGGTAGCTATGAAAGAGGTTCTGGTGGTGGATATGAAAGAGGTGCTGGTGGTGGATATGAAAGAGGTTCTGGCGGCGGGTATGAAAGAGGTTCTGGCGGTGGGTATGAAAGAGGTTCTGGCGGCGGGTATGAAAGAGGTTCTGGCGGTGGGTATGAAAGAGGCGGTGCTGGTGGAGGGTATGAAAGAGGCGGTGCTGGTGGAGGAGGGTATGAAAGAG GTGGTGCTGGTGGAGGGTATGAAAGAGGCGGTGCTGGTGGAGGGTATGAAAGAGGCGGTGCTGGTGGAGGAGGGTATGAAAGAGGTTCTGGTGGTGGGCATGAAAGAG GCGGTGCTGGTGGAGGGTATGAAAGAGGCGGTGCTGGTCGTGGGTATGAAAGAGGCGGTGCTGGCCGTGGGTATGAAAGAGGCGATGCTGGCAGAGGTTATGAAAGAGGCGGTGCTGGTGGATATGAGAGAGGCGGTGCTGGTGGATATGAACGAGGTGGCAGAGGTGGAGGGGGAAGAGGGTACAACCGAGCAAGAGGACGGACGGGTGGGCGCACAAGAGGTGATGGAACTGGAAACCAAGCATAA
- the LOC126585939 gene encoding glycine-rich cell wall structural protein 1.0 isoform X42 produces the protein MEKFQRVEKPRPELPINENEIRITTQGAIRNYISYATTLLQDKHGKEIVLKAMGQAINKTVAIAEIIKNRIPLLHQETAISSVSITDVFEPMEEGLLPVETTRHVSMISITLSTKELNTNSPGYQAPYVADQSKPQPKYQQQQQPKQARVSYNAVNEGDDSYGRGRGRGRGRGRNWGRGGGYGNYQGGYGNHQGGSGNYQGGYRNYQDNGGYSSRGQGGGRGRGWGNRGSGGGYERGAGSYERGSGGGYERGAGGGYERGSGGGYERGSGGGYERGGAGGGYERGGAGGGGYERGGAGGGYERGGAGGGYERGGAGRGYERGGAGRGYERGDAGRGYERGGAGGYERGGAGGYERGGRGGGGRGYNRARGRTGGRTRGDGTGNQA, from the exons ATGGAAAAGTTTCAGAGAGTCGAGAAGCCGAGGCCCGAACTGCCCATCAACGAGAACGAGATCCGCATCACCACCCAAGGCGCTATCAGAAACTACATCAGCTATGCCACCACTCTGCTGCAG GATAAGCACGGAAAAGAAATCGTCTTGAAGGCAATGGGACAGGCAATTAACAAGACAGTTGCAATTGCTGAAATTATAAAG AATAGAATTCCCTTGTTACATCAAGAGACTGCCATCAGCTCTGTAAGCATAACTGATGTGTTTGAACCGATGGAAGAAGGTCTTCTCCC TGTGGAAACGACTCGTCATGTCTCAATGATTTCAATCACATTATCAACTAAGGAGCTAAACACAAATTCTCCTGG GTATCAAGCCCCATATGTTGCGGATCAATCAAAGCCACAGCCAAAGTACCAACAGCAGCAGCAACCAAAACAAGCACGTGTTTCTTACAATGCTGTTAATGAAGGTGATG ATTCATATGGCCGAGGACGGGGACGTGGTAGAGGAAGAGGCCGGAATTGGGGCAGGGGTGGAGGGTATGGCAATTATCAAGGCGGATATGGAAATCATCAAGGTGGATCTGGGAACTATCAAGGTGGTTATAGAAACTATCAAG ATAATGGTGGATATTCCAGTCGGGGACAAGGTGGTGGACGTGGTAGGGGTTGGGGTAACCGTG gTTCTGGTGGTGGGTATGAAAGAGGTGCTGGTAGCTATGAAAGAGGTTCTGGTGGTGGATATGAAAGAGGTGCTGGTGGTGGATATGAAAGAGGTTCTGGCGGCGGGTATGAAAGAGGTTCTGGCGGTGGGTATGAAAGAG GCGGTGCTGGTGGAGGGTATGAAAGAGGCGGTGCTGGTGGAGGAGGGTATGAAAGAG GCGGTGCTGGTGGAGGGTATGAAAGAGGCGGTGCTGGTGGAGGGTATGAAAGAGGCGGTGCTGGTCGTGGGTATGAAAGAGGCGGTGCTGGCCGTGGGTATGAAAGAGGCGATGCTGGCAGAGGTTATGAAAGAGGCGGTGCTGGTGGATATGAGAGAGGCGGTGCTGGTGGATATGAACGAGGTGGCAGAGGTGGAGGGGGAAGAGGGTACAACCGAGCAAGAGGACGGACGGGTGGGCGCACAAGAGGTGATGGAACTGGAAACCAAGCATAA
- the LOC126585939 gene encoding glycine-rich cell wall structural protein 1.8 isoform X19, whose amino-acid sequence MEKFQRVEKPRPELPINENEIRITTQGAIRNYISYATTLLQDKHGKEIVLKAMGQAINKTVAIAEIIKNRIPLLHQETAISSVSITDVFEPMEEGLLPVETTRHVSMISITLSTKELNTNSPGYQAPYVADQSKPQPKYQQQQQPKQARVSYNAVNEGDDSYGRGRGRGRGRGRNWGRGGGYGNYQGGYGNHQGGSGNYQGGYRNYQDNGGYSSRGQGGGRGRGWGNRGSGGGYERGAGSYERGSGGGYERGAGGGYERGSGGGYERGSGGGYERGSGGGYERGSGGGYERGGAGGGYERGGAGGGGYERGGAGGGYERGGAGGGGYERGGAGGGYERGGAGGGYERGGAGRGYERGGAGRGYERGDAGRGYERGGAGGYERGGAGGYERGGRGGGGRGYNRARGRTGGRTRGDGTGNQA is encoded by the exons ATGGAAAAGTTTCAGAGAGTCGAGAAGCCGAGGCCCGAACTGCCCATCAACGAGAACGAGATCCGCATCACCACCCAAGGCGCTATCAGAAACTACATCAGCTATGCCACCACTCTGCTGCAG GATAAGCACGGAAAAGAAATCGTCTTGAAGGCAATGGGACAGGCAATTAACAAGACAGTTGCAATTGCTGAAATTATAAAG AATAGAATTCCCTTGTTACATCAAGAGACTGCCATCAGCTCTGTAAGCATAACTGATGTGTTTGAACCGATGGAAGAAGGTCTTCTCCC TGTGGAAACGACTCGTCATGTCTCAATGATTTCAATCACATTATCAACTAAGGAGCTAAACACAAATTCTCCTGG GTATCAAGCCCCATATGTTGCGGATCAATCAAAGCCACAGCCAAAGTACCAACAGCAGCAGCAACCAAAACAAGCACGTGTTTCTTACAATGCTGTTAATGAAGGTGATG ATTCATATGGCCGAGGACGGGGACGTGGTAGAGGAAGAGGCCGGAATTGGGGCAGGGGTGGAGGGTATGGCAATTATCAAGGCGGATATGGAAATCATCAAGGTGGATCTGGGAACTATCAAGGTGGTTATAGAAACTATCAAG ATAATGGTGGATATTCCAGTCGGGGACAAGGTGGTGGACGTGGTAGGGGTTGGGGTAACCGTG gTTCTGGTGGTGGGTATGAAAGAGGTGCTGGTAGCTATGAAAGAGGTTCTGGTGGTGGATATGAAAGAGGTGCTGGTGGTGGATATGAAAGAGGTTCTGGCGGCGGGTATGAAAGAGGTTCTGGCGGTGGGTATGAAAGAGGTTCTGGCGGCGGGTATGAAAGAGGTTCTGGCGGTGGGTATGAAAGAGGCGGTGCTGGTGGAGGGTATGAAAGAGGCGGTGCTGGTGGAGGAGGGTATGAAAGAG GCGGTGCTGGTGGAGGGTATGAAAGAGGCGGTGCTGGTGGAGGAGGGTATGAAAGAG GCGGTGCTGGTGGAGGGTATGAAAGAGGCGGTGCTGGTGGAGGGTATGAAAGAGGCGGTGCTGGTCGTGGGTATGAAAGAGGCGGTGCTGGCCGTGGGTATGAAAGAGGCGATGCTGGCAGAGGTTATGAAAGAGGCGGTGCTGGTGGATATGAGAGAGGCGGTGCTGGTGGATATGAACGAGGTGGCAGAGGTGGAGGGGGAAGAGGGTACAACCGAGCAAGAGGACGGACGGGTGGGCGCACAAGAGGTGATGGAACTGGAAACCAAGCATAA
- the LOC126585939 gene encoding glycine-rich cell wall structural protein 1.8 isoform X12 yields MEKFQRVEKPRPELPINENEIRITTQGAIRNYISYATTLLQDKHGKEIVLKAMGQAINKTVAIAEIIKNRIPLLHQETAISSVSITDVFEPMEEGLLPVETTRHVSMISITLSTKELNTNSPGYQAPYVADQSKPQPKYQQQQQPKQARVSYNAVNEGDDSYGRGRGRGRGRGRNWGRGGGYGNYQGGYGNHQGGSGNYQGGYRNYQDNGGYSSRGQGGGRGRGWGNRGSGGGYERGAGSYERGSGGGYERGAGGGYERGSGGGYERGSGGGYERGSGGGYERGSGGGYERGGAGGGYERGGAGGGGYERGSGGGHERGGAGGGYERGGAGGGGYERGGAGGGYERGGAGGGYERGGAGRGYERGGAGRGYERGDAGRGYERGGAGGYERGGAGGYERGGRGGGGRGYNRARGRTGGRTRGDGTGNQA; encoded by the exons ATGGAAAAGTTTCAGAGAGTCGAGAAGCCGAGGCCCGAACTGCCCATCAACGAGAACGAGATCCGCATCACCACCCAAGGCGCTATCAGAAACTACATCAGCTATGCCACCACTCTGCTGCAG GATAAGCACGGAAAAGAAATCGTCTTGAAGGCAATGGGACAGGCAATTAACAAGACAGTTGCAATTGCTGAAATTATAAAG AATAGAATTCCCTTGTTACATCAAGAGACTGCCATCAGCTCTGTAAGCATAACTGATGTGTTTGAACCGATGGAAGAAGGTCTTCTCCC TGTGGAAACGACTCGTCATGTCTCAATGATTTCAATCACATTATCAACTAAGGAGCTAAACACAAATTCTCCTGG GTATCAAGCCCCATATGTTGCGGATCAATCAAAGCCACAGCCAAAGTACCAACAGCAGCAGCAACCAAAACAAGCACGTGTTTCTTACAATGCTGTTAATGAAGGTGATG ATTCATATGGCCGAGGACGGGGACGTGGTAGAGGAAGAGGCCGGAATTGGGGCAGGGGTGGAGGGTATGGCAATTATCAAGGCGGATATGGAAATCATCAAGGTGGATCTGGGAACTATCAAGGTGGTTATAGAAACTATCAAG ATAATGGTGGATATTCCAGTCGGGGACAAGGTGGTGGACGTGGTAGGGGTTGGGGTAACCGTG gTTCTGGTGGTGGGTATGAAAGAGGTGCTGGTAGCTATGAAAGAGGTTCTGGTGGTGGATATGAAAGAGGTGCTGGTGGTGGATATGAAAGAGGTTCTGGCGGCGGGTATGAAAGAGGTTCTGGCGGTGGGTATGAAAGAGGTTCTGGCGGCGGGTATGAAAGAGGTTCTGGCGGTGGGTATGAAAGAGGCGGTGCTGGTGGAGGGTATGAAAGAGGCGGTGCTGGTGGAGGAGGGTATGAAAGAGGTTCTGGTGGTGGGCATGAAAGAG GCGGTGCTGGTGGAGGGTATGAAAGAGGCGGTGCTGGTGGAGGAGGGTATGAAAGAG GCGGTGCTGGTGGAGGGTATGAAAGAGGCGGTGCTGGTGGAGGGTATGAAAGAGGCGGTGCTGGTCGTGGGTATGAAAGAGGCGGTGCTGGCCGTGGGTATGAAAGAGGCGATGCTGGCAGAGGTTATGAAAGAGGCGGTGCTGGTGGATATGAGAGAGGCGGTGCTGGTGGATATGAACGAGGTGGCAGAGGTGGAGGGGGAAGAGGGTACAACCGAGCAAGAGGACGGACGGGTGGGCGCACAAGAGGTGATGGAACTGGAAACCAAGCATAA
- the LOC126585939 gene encoding glycine-rich cell wall structural protein 1.8 isoform X34 has product MEKFQRVEKPRPELPINENEIRITTQGAIRNYISYATTLLQDKHGKEIVLKAMGQAINKTVAIAEIIKNRIPLLHQETAISSVSITDVFEPMEEGLLPVETTRHVSMISITLSTKELNTNSPGYQAPYVADQSKPQPKYQQQQQPKQARVSYNAVNEGDDSYGRGRGRGRGRGRNWGRGGGYGNYQGGYGNHQGGSGNYQGGYRNYQDNGGYSSRGQGGGRGRGWGNRGSGGGYERGAGSYERGSGGGYERGAGGGYERGSGGGYERGSGGGYERGSGGGYERGGAGGGYERGGAGGGGYERGSGGGHERGGAGGGYERGGAGGGYERGGAGRGYERGGAGRGYERGDAGRGYERGGAGGYERGGAGGYERGGRGGGGRGYNRARGRTGGRTRGDGTGNQA; this is encoded by the exons ATGGAAAAGTTTCAGAGAGTCGAGAAGCCGAGGCCCGAACTGCCCATCAACGAGAACGAGATCCGCATCACCACCCAAGGCGCTATCAGAAACTACATCAGCTATGCCACCACTCTGCTGCAG GATAAGCACGGAAAAGAAATCGTCTTGAAGGCAATGGGACAGGCAATTAACAAGACAGTTGCAATTGCTGAAATTATAAAG AATAGAATTCCCTTGTTACATCAAGAGACTGCCATCAGCTCTGTAAGCATAACTGATGTGTTTGAACCGATGGAAGAAGGTCTTCTCCC TGTGGAAACGACTCGTCATGTCTCAATGATTTCAATCACATTATCAACTAAGGAGCTAAACACAAATTCTCCTGG GTATCAAGCCCCATATGTTGCGGATCAATCAAAGCCACAGCCAAAGTACCAACAGCAGCAGCAACCAAAACAAGCACGTGTTTCTTACAATGCTGTTAATGAAGGTGATG ATTCATATGGCCGAGGACGGGGACGTGGTAGAGGAAGAGGCCGGAATTGGGGCAGGGGTGGAGGGTATGGCAATTATCAAGGCGGATATGGAAATCATCAAGGTGGATCTGGGAACTATCAAGGTGGTTATAGAAACTATCAAG ATAATGGTGGATATTCCAGTCGGGGACAAGGTGGTGGACGTGGTAGGGGTTGGGGTAACCGTG gTTCTGGTGGTGGGTATGAAAGAGGTGCTGGTAGCTATGAAAGAGGTTCTGGTGGTGGATATGAAAGAGGTGCTGGTGGTGGATATGAAAGAGGTTCTGGCGGCGGGTATGAAAGAGGTTCTGGCGGTGGGTATGAAAGAGGTTCTGGCGGCGGGTATGAAAGAG GCGGTGCTGGTGGAGGGTATGAAAGAGGCGGTGCTGGTGGAGGAGGGTATGAAAGAGGTTCTGGTGGTGGGCATGAAAGAG GCGGTGCTGGTGGAGGGTATGAAAGAGGCGGTGCTGGTGGAGGGTATGAAAGAGGCGGTGCTGGTCGTGGGTATGAAAGAGGCGGTGCTGGCCGTGGGTATGAAAGAGGCGATGCTGGCAGAGGTTATGAAAGAGGCGGTGCTGGTGGATATGAGAGAGGCGGTGCTGGTGGATATGAACGAGGTGGCAGAGGTGGAGGGGGAAGAGGGTACAACCGAGCAAGAGGACGGACGGGTGGGCGCACAAGAGGTGATGGAACTGGAAACCAAGCATAA
- the LOC126585939 gene encoding glycine-rich cell wall structural protein 1.8 isoform X25 produces the protein MEKFQRVEKPRPELPINENEIRITTQGAIRNYISYATTLLQDKHGKEIVLKAMGQAINKTVAIAEIIKNRIPLLHQETAISSVSITDVFEPMEEGLLPVETTRHVSMISITLSTKELNTNSPGYQAPYVADQSKPQPKYQQQQQPKQARVSYNAVNEGDDSYGRGRGRGRGRGRNWGRGGGYGNYQGGYGNHQGGSGNYQGGYRNYQDNGGYSSRGQGGGRGRGWGNRGSGGGYERGAGSYERGSGGGYERGAGGGYERGSGGGYERGSGGGYERGSGGGYERGSGGGYERGGAGGGYERGGAGGGGYERGSGGGHERGGTGGGYERGGAGGGYERGGAGGGYERGGAGRGYERGGAGRGYERGDAGRGYERGGAGGYERGGAGGYERGGRGGGGRGYNRARGRTGGRTRGDGTGNQA, from the exons ATGGAAAAGTTTCAGAGAGTCGAGAAGCCGAGGCCCGAACTGCCCATCAACGAGAACGAGATCCGCATCACCACCCAAGGCGCTATCAGAAACTACATCAGCTATGCCACCACTCTGCTGCAG GATAAGCACGGAAAAGAAATCGTCTTGAAGGCAATGGGACAGGCAATTAACAAGACAGTTGCAATTGCTGAAATTATAAAG AATAGAATTCCCTTGTTACATCAAGAGACTGCCATCAGCTCTGTAAGCATAACTGATGTGTTTGAACCGATGGAAGAAGGTCTTCTCCC TGTGGAAACGACTCGTCATGTCTCAATGATTTCAATCACATTATCAACTAAGGAGCTAAACACAAATTCTCCTGG GTATCAAGCCCCATATGTTGCGGATCAATCAAAGCCACAGCCAAAGTACCAACAGCAGCAGCAACCAAAACAAGCACGTGTTTCTTACAATGCTGTTAATGAAGGTGATG ATTCATATGGCCGAGGACGGGGACGTGGTAGAGGAAGAGGCCGGAATTGGGGCAGGGGTGGAGGGTATGGCAATTATCAAGGCGGATATGGAAATCATCAAGGTGGATCTGGGAACTATCAAGGTGGTTATAGAAACTATCAAG ATAATGGTGGATATTCCAGTCGGGGACAAGGTGGTGGACGTGGTAGGGGTTGGGGTAACCGTG gTTCTGGTGGTGGGTATGAAAGAGGTGCTGGTAGCTATGAAAGAGGTTCTGGTGGTGGATATGAAAGAGGTGCTGGTGGTGGATATGAAAGAGGTTCTGGCGGCGGGTATGAAAGAGGTTCTGGCGGTGGGTATGAAAGAGGTTCTGGCGGCGGGTATGAAAGAGGTTCTGGCGGTGGGTATGAAAGAGGCGGTGCTGGTGGAGGGTATGAAAGAGGCGGTGCTGGTGGAGGAGGGTATGAAAGAGGTTCTGGTGGTGGGCATGAAAGAG GCGGTACTGGTGGAGGGTATGAAAGAGGCGGTGCTGGTGGAGGGTATGAAAGAGGCGGTGCTGGTGGAGGGTATGAAAGAGGCGGTGCTGGTCGTGGGTATGAAAGAGGCGGTGCTGGCCGTGGGTATGAAAGAGGCGATGCTGGCAGAGGTTATGAAAGAGGCGGTGCTGGTGGATATGAGAGAGGCGGTGCTGGTGGATATGAACGAGGTGGCAGAGGTGGAGGGGGAAGAGGGTACAACCGAGCAAGAGGACGGACGGGTGGGCGCACAAGAGGTGATGGAACTGGAAACCAAGCATAA
- the LOC126585939 gene encoding glycine-rich cell wall structural protein 1.8 isoform X17, with product MEKFQRVEKPRPELPINENEIRITTQGAIRNYISYATTLLQDKHGKEIVLKAMGQAINKTVAIAEIIKNRIPLLHQETAISSVSITDVFEPMEEGLLPVETTRHVSMISITLSTKELNTNSPGYQAPYVADQSKPQPKYQQQQQPKQARVSYNAVNEGDDSYGRGRGRGRGRGRNWGRGGGYGNYQGGYGNHQGGSGNYQGGYRNYQDNGGYSSRGQGGGRGRGWGNRGSGGGYERGAGSYERGSGGGYERGAGGGYERGSGGGYERGSGGGYERGSGGGYERGSGGGYERGGAGGGYERGGAGGGGYERGSGGGHERGGAGGGGYERGSGGGHERGGAGGGYERGGAGGGYERGGAGRGYERGGAGRGYERGDAGRGYERGGAGGYERGGAGGYERGGRGGGGRGYNRARGRTGGRTRGDGTGNQA from the exons ATGGAAAAGTTTCAGAGAGTCGAGAAGCCGAGGCCCGAACTGCCCATCAACGAGAACGAGATCCGCATCACCACCCAAGGCGCTATCAGAAACTACATCAGCTATGCCACCACTCTGCTGCAG GATAAGCACGGAAAAGAAATCGTCTTGAAGGCAATGGGACAGGCAATTAACAAGACAGTTGCAATTGCTGAAATTATAAAG AATAGAATTCCCTTGTTACATCAAGAGACTGCCATCAGCTCTGTAAGCATAACTGATGTGTTTGAACCGATGGAAGAAGGTCTTCTCCC TGTGGAAACGACTCGTCATGTCTCAATGATTTCAATCACATTATCAACTAAGGAGCTAAACACAAATTCTCCTGG GTATCAAGCCCCATATGTTGCGGATCAATCAAAGCCACAGCCAAAGTACCAACAGCAGCAGCAACCAAAACAAGCACGTGTTTCTTACAATGCTGTTAATGAAGGTGATG ATTCATATGGCCGAGGACGGGGACGTGGTAGAGGAAGAGGCCGGAATTGGGGCAGGGGTGGAGGGTATGGCAATTATCAAGGCGGATATGGAAATCATCAAGGTGGATCTGGGAACTATCAAGGTGGTTATAGAAACTATCAAG ATAATGGTGGATATTCCAGTCGGGGACAAGGTGGTGGACGTGGTAGGGGTTGGGGTAACCGTG gTTCTGGTGGTGGGTATGAAAGAGGTGCTGGTAGCTATGAAAGAGGTTCTGGTGGTGGATATGAAAGAGGTGCTGGTGGTGGATATGAAAGAGGTTCTGGCGGCGGGTATGAAAGAGGTTCTGGCGGTGGGTATGAAAGAGGTTCTGGCGGCGGGTATGAAAGAGGTTCTGGCGGTGGGTATGAAAGAGGCGGTGCTGGTGGAGGGTATGAAAGAGGCGGTGCTGGTGGAGGAGGGTATGAAAGAGGTTCTGGTGGTGGGCATGAAAGAG GCGGTGCTGGTGGAGGAGGGTATGAAAGAGGTTCTGGTGGTGGGCATGAAAGAG GCGGTGCTGGTGGAGGGTATGAAAGAGGCGGTGCTGGTGGAGGGTATGAAAGAGGCGGTGCTGGTCGTGGGTATGAAAGAGGCGGTGCTGGCCGTGGGTATGAAAGAGGCGATGCTGGCAGAGGTTATGAAAGAGGCGGTGCTGGTGGATATGAGAGAGGCGGTGCTGGTGGATATGAACGAGGTGGCAGAGGTGGAGGGGGAAGAGGGTACAACCGAGCAAGAGGACGGACGGGTGGGCGCACAAGAGGTGATGGAACTGGAAACCAAGCATAA
- the LOC126585939 gene encoding glycine-rich cell wall structural protein isoform X11, translated as MEKFQRVEKPRPELPINENEIRITTQGAIRNYISYATTLLQDKHGKEIVLKAMGQAINKTVAIAEIIKNRIPLLHQETAISSVSITDVFEPMEEGLLPVETTRHVSMISITLSTKELNTNSPGYQAPYVADQSKPQPKYQQQQQPKQARVSYNAVNEGDDSYGRGRGRGRGRGRNWGRGGGYGNYQGGYGNHQGGSGNYQGGYRNYQDNGGYSSRGQGGGRGRGWGNRGSGGGYERGAGSYERGSGGGYERGAGGGYERGSGGGYERGSGGGYERGSGGGYERGSGGGYERGGAGGGYERGGAGGGGYERGGAGGGYERGGAGGGYERGGAGGGGYERGGAGGGYERGGAGGGYERGGAGRGYERGGAGRGYERGDAGRGYERGGAGGYERGGAGGYERGGRGGGGRGYNRARGRTGGRTRGDGTGNQA; from the exons ATGGAAAAGTTTCAGAGAGTCGAGAAGCCGAGGCCCGAACTGCCCATCAACGAGAACGAGATCCGCATCACCACCCAAGGCGCTATCAGAAACTACATCAGCTATGCCACCACTCTGCTGCAG GATAAGCACGGAAAAGAAATCGTCTTGAAGGCAATGGGACAGGCAATTAACAAGACAGTTGCAATTGCTGAAATTATAAAG AATAGAATTCCCTTGTTACATCAAGAGACTGCCATCAGCTCTGTAAGCATAACTGATGTGTTTGAACCGATGGAAGAAGGTCTTCTCCC TGTGGAAACGACTCGTCATGTCTCAATGATTTCAATCACATTATCAACTAAGGAGCTAAACACAAATTCTCCTGG GTATCAAGCCCCATATGTTGCGGATCAATCAAAGCCACAGCCAAAGTACCAACAGCAGCAGCAACCAAAACAAGCACGTGTTTCTTACAATGCTGTTAATGAAGGTGATG ATTCATATGGCCGAGGACGGGGACGTGGTAGAGGAAGAGGCCGGAATTGGGGCAGGGGTGGAGGGTATGGCAATTATCAAGGCGGATATGGAAATCATCAAGGTGGATCTGGGAACTATCAAGGTGGTTATAGAAACTATCAAG ATAATGGTGGATATTCCAGTCGGGGACAAGGTGGTGGACGTGGTAGGGGTTGGGGTAACCGTG gTTCTGGTGGTGGGTATGAAAGAGGTGCTGGTAGCTATGAAAGAGGTTCTGGTGGTGGATATGAAAGAGGTGCTGGTGGTGGATATGAAAGAGGTTCTGGCGGCGGGTATGAAAGAGGTTCTGGCGGTGGGTATGAAAGAGGTTCTGGCGGCGGGTATGAAAGAGGTTCTGGCGGTGGGTATGAAAGAGGCGGTGCTGGTGGAGGGTATGAAAGAGGCGGTGCTGGTGGAGGAGGGTATGAAAGAG GTGGTGCTGGTGGAGGGTATGAAAGAGGCGGTGCTGGTGGAGGGTATGAAAGAGGCGGTGCTGGTGGAGGAGGGTATGAAAGAG GCGGTGCTGGTGGAGGGTATGAAAGAGGCGGTGCTGGTGGAGGGTATGAAAGAGGCGGTGCTGGTCGTGGGTATGAAAGAGGCGGTGCTGGCCGTGGGTATGAAAGAGGCGATGCTGGCAGAGGTTATGAAAGAGGCGGTGCTGGTGGATATGAGAGAGGCGGTGCTGGTGGATATGAACGAGGTGGCAGAGGTGGAGGGGGAAGAGGGTACAACCGAGCAAGAGGACGGACGGGTGGGCGCACAAGAGGTGATGGAACTGGAAACCAAGCATAA